CGGGTCGACGCCGACACCGTGCGCCGGGCCCTGGAGCACGTCGGCCTCGCCGACCGGGCCCGCCACCGCCCCGCCCAGCTGTCCGGCGGCCAGCAGCAGCGGGCGGCCATCGCCCGGGCGCTGGTCGGCCGACCCCGGCTCGTCTTCGCCGACGAACCCACCGGCGCCCTCGACCGCCGCACCGGCCACGAGATCCTGTCGCTGCTGCGGGCCGGGGTCGACGACATCGGCCAGACCTGCGTGATGGTGACCCACGATCCGCTGGCGGCCGGGTACGCCGACCGGGTGGTGGTGCTGGAGGACGGTGCCGTCGTCGACGACCTCGACCGCCCCTCCGCCACCCACCTCGCCGCGCGGCTGGGCGCCGGGCTGGGAGCAGCCTGACGTGCTCCGCCTCGCGGTCGCCCAGATCCGGACCCGACCGACCGCGTTCGTCGCCGTGGCCGCCACGGCGCTCCTGGCCGTCACCACGATCACCCTGTTCTCGTCGCTGCTCGCCGCCGACATCGCCACCCCCGCCCACCTGAAGGCCGGGGCCGGCACCGACGAGGCCCAGCTCGGCACCATCGCCGGTGTGTTCGGCGAGGGGGCGATGCTCGTCGCGCTGCTGGTGATGCTGAACTGCCTCGGCTTCGCGGTCCGCCAGCAGCTCCCCGACCTGGCGCTGCTCCGCACGGTCGCCGCCACGCCCCGCCAGGTCCACCGGCTGGTCCGGTGGCAGGCGCTGGTCGTCGTGGCCGCGGTCACGCCGCCCGGCTGGCTGGCCGGGACGGTGGGTGCCCGCTGGTTCCTCGACGCCCTCCGGCAGCACGGCTACGCCGCGCCCGGCATCGAGATCCCGGCCAACCTGCTCCCCCACCTCGTCGCCCTGGCGGCCACGGCCGGCATCGCCGTCGTGGCCGGCGCGCTCGGTGTGCACCGGGTCAACCGCCTCACGCCCGCCGCGGCCCTGGGCGACACCGCCACCGAGCGCCGCCGTCTGGGGTGGCTGCGGACGGTTCTGGGCGTCCTCGCCCTCGCCGACGCCGGCGCCCTCCTCGGTGTCAACGTGGCCGCCGGCGGCACCGACGCCGTCGACGGTGCGTTCCTGGCGCTCCTGGTGCTCATGGCCGCGCTCGGCCTGCTCGGCCCCGTGGCGGCGGCGGTGGCGGCGCGGCTGCTCGGCGTCGTCCCCCGCCGGCTGGCGCCCCGGATCGGCT
This genomic stretch from Acidimicrobiales bacterium harbors:
- a CDS encoding ABC transporter ATP-binding protein, encoding MIRLDSVSHVYGRRDAQVRALDDVSLELRTGTFTAVMGPSGSGKTTLLHCAAGMDRPTRGSVWWDGTQVSRLPERELAVCRRDRVGFVFQAFNLIPSMTVAQNVALPSRLAGTRVDADTVRRALEHVGLADRARHRPAQLSGGQQQRAAIARALVGRPRLVFADEPTGALDRRTGHEILSLLRAGVDDIGQTCVMVTHDPLAAGYADRVVVLEDGAVVDDLDRPSATHLAARLGAGLGAA
- a CDS encoding FtsX-like permease family protein yields the protein MLRLAVAQIRTRPTAFVAVAATALLAVTTITLFSSLLAADIATPAHLKAGAGTDEAQLGTIAGVFGEGAMLVALLVMLNCLGFAVRQQLPDLALLRTVAATPRQVHRLVRWQALVVVAAVTPPGWLAGTVGARWFLDALRQHGYAAPGIEIPANLLPHLVALAATAGIAVVAGALGVHRVNRLTPAAALGDTATERRRLGWLRTVLGVLALADAGALLGVNVAAGGTDAVDGAFLALLVLMAALGLLGPVAAAVAARLLGVVPRRLAPRIGWLADANVRGHSRRLASAVIPVALLVGLACNFLFVGPTIEDASTPNPSQELTGFSDPDENWLRLVE